The nucleotide window GGGATGTATCCGGTTCCGCGGCCGGCAGGTTGTTCGGGCGAACGGTGGCAAAGATCATGCCCTCTCCGATCACATTCCTGGTGAACGCTTTCCCAGCGTAGATCGGGCGGGCAAACACCACTTTGCCGCCTTCCACCTGCACATCGATGATATCCGACACCTGACCCGCTTCAAAACGGGCAGCCAGTTTCGGAGCCAGGTCACGACCGATTGCCGAGTGGGCCATCAGTACCACTTCCGCTCCGCTCTCGCGGACCACAGCTTCCAATGCCTTTGCGTAGGCGTCCGGAACATAGTTGGCCAACACTTCATTCTCAACGACAAACACCTTGTCCGCTCCATAATGAGCCAAAGAATCCGCCAGGCCGGCCACTCCTTTGCCCAGCAGAGCGCCGTAAACCTCCCCGCCTTCCGCAATCTTCCGGGCAGCATTCAAAGATTCAAATGTCACGTTGCGAAGTTTGTCATTCCGTATATCTGCAAGCACAAGGACTTTGCGTGCCATTCCATTTCCTCCTCAAATCCGTCGCCCATCTAATGTTCAACTTAGCGGGTTGCCGCTTGGTTGCATCTTATCCCCGGAATGGGGGAAAGTGACGCTAAGCTCTGACCCTGATTCCGCGTACTTTGATGGGGAGCCGAAATTAGTATTTGTTTGGTGCTATTGACACTGACGCCAATTGATTACCTGCATTCTGGTTGATCAGCCCGTTGTTTGGTTCATCACCACTGGGGCTTAACGGATTTTCAGGCTCTTAATTCACTTTTTTGGGCGCCCATTTTTCAAATAGCGGATCGTGATGTCGTTATTGAAGCTGCCTGTCAGGAGGCAGTATCCTGAACATCTAAATAACTACTTCAGAATCCGTTATCCAAAAATATGACCTTCCCAAATTGGAAATAAAGGCTCCTAAATCCGTTATTCCGTTCAGAAGAGCTATTCTGTTCAGTAGAGCCTTTGGTTTAGAAGATCCTTTTGTTCTAAAGAGCCCCCGGTTCAGAAAAGCCTCCGGCTGGGGCCTTCCGGCTCTTTGGCAAGCCCAGTTAGATGACCTTGTCTTCGTTGCGAAGGAGAGAAACCAGTTCCTTCACCCGGGTCGGGGTATCCCCTTTCAGGATGCGGCCGCCGGTCTTTTCCTTCGGCAGGTAGGTTTCGACCACTTCGTTTTTCGCACTCGCCGAAACGTTCAGGTCTCCTGCTCCCACCACATGCAACGGAATCTTGTTGGCTTTCCGGATCCCCAGCAGGGAAGGATACCGCGGCTCGTTGAGCCCCTGTTGAGCGGTCACCAGAACCGGCAGGGTTGCCTCCACAATTTCCAGATCCCCCTCCGCATCCCGGTGAGCGGTGACCTTGGTTCCGTCAATCTCAAGTTTGGTGATGGTGGAGATGTGCGGGATTCCGAGCAGTTCGGCCACACGCACCGCTACCTGTCCGGAACCGTCGTCAACGGACATGTTGCCGCCCAGGATGATGTCATATTCCTGGGTCTTGATATATTCCGCCAGTACTTTTGCCGCTTTGTACTCATCGCCAAACAGCGCTTCATCGTTAATATGCACCCCGTGGTCCGCGCCCATGGCCAGTGCTTTGCGCAGAGCTTCTTCGGCACGTGCAGGACCCAGAGTGACAACGGTTACTTCACCGCCGAACTTGTCCCGCAGCACGATGGCTTCTTCAATTGCGTACTCATCGTACGGGTTGATAATGAACTGCACTCCGTCCTCTTTTACCTTGCCGCCATCAAGCACGATTTTTTCTTCGGTGTCAAACGTCTGCTTCATCAGAACCAGTATTTTCATTGCCGGAAACCCCTCTCTCAAAATCTAAATTGGCTCAACATATTTACCGGATGATTTCATTCATTCGCTCGATCGCTTGCTTGGCCTCCCTTACCATCCGATCCACCACTTCTTTCACAGTCGGAACATCGTAGATCAGTCCGACTGACTGTCCGCATGACCAAACTCCGGCATCAACATCTCCTTCCGTATAGACGCGCACTGACCGCTCCCCTTTGATCAGGGGCAGAAGTTCCTCAAGTGTTGCGCTGTTTTTTTCTGCCTCCATCACTTCCAGGGCGACCGCATTCCGGGCCACCCGGGACACCGACCCGATGGATTTCTGAATCAGGGCCGTATCCAGCTCGGAAGCTTCCACCATCCATTGCTTTACATTCGGGTGAACCATCGATTCCTTTGTGGCCAGGAATCTGGTTCCCAATACGACTCCTTCCGCTCCCAGGGCCAATGCGGCTGCCAGGCCTCTTCCATCCGCAATTCCCCCACCCGCCAATACGGGGATCTTTACCGCGTTAACAGTTCTTGGAACCAGCACGATATGACCGACATCTTCCATTCCAGGATGTCCTCCCGTTTCGAATCCCACGACTGCAACCGCATCGCATCCCACTCGTTCGGCTGTTTGGGCATACCGAACCCCCGGCACCTTATGAATCACAATTACGCCGTTGTCCTTCAGGATTTTCATGAAGGCTTCGGGGTTCCGTCCGGAAGTTTCCACAATCCGGATGCCTTCCTCCAGCAACACTTCGATGTAAGCCTCGTTAGGGATTTTGCGAACACTCGGGAACAGATTAATGTTGATTCCAATCGGCTTTTTGGTCAGTTCTGCGGCCAATCGAATCTCTTGTCTCAATTCCTCTGCCGTTTCAAATGTGGCGGATGTGATAATCCCAAGCCCCCCGGCTTCCGAAACGGCTGCCGCCAAAGGGGCGCGGCCCACTCTGAACATTCCGCCACACAGGATCGGGTATTGGATGCCCAGCAAATCCGTAATTCTTGTTCTCACAGCAAACACTCCTCCCGGCAAGTCATTCTTGCATCATTCATGTATGAAATGACTTATCGCATACTTGAACCCCTTATTCCCCGACAAATTCTGCTTTTCGTTTTTCCTGAAACGCCCTGATTCCTTCCTTATGGTCCCTGCTTTGCTGCAAAAGGGATTGGCCAATCCGTTCAAATTCAAGAGCACCGGCAAATCCCGTTTCCAATGAAAGCTGCAACGCTTTTTTGGCCATTCCGATGGCAAGTGCCGGACCATTCGCCAAAGACTGCGCATACTTCAACGCACGCCCAAAAAGCTCTACACTTTCGCAAATTTCTGTGACCATCCCCATTTGATACGCTTCCTCCTCATCAAAGAAACGTCCGCTGAAGATCAATTCTTTGGCCCTCATGACACCAATCAGCCTCGGCAAATAATAAGTGGAGCCCGCGTCAGGCATCAGGCCGATTTTCAGAAACCCAAAGGAGAACTTTGTATCCTTTGCCGCAAACACGATGTCGCTTGCGAGGACCAGACTGCAACCGGCGCCGAACACATACCCGTGAACTGCCGTTACAATGGGCTTATCCATATCTTTCATTAGCGAGATGATGCGGTTGTAAGACTGCAGCCGTTCCATTGACTGTCTGGGCGTACTGTCACCCATGGCCTTCACGTCACCGCCTGCGCAAAAACTGCTCCCCTGCCCGGTTAGAAGGATCGCTTTGATTTCCGGATCCGACTGTGCATCCTGCAGTGCGGCAAACAATTGGCTTCTCATGTCAATATGGAGAGCATTGCGGGAGTCCGGATTGTTCAAGGACAAATGAATGACTTTTCCGATTTTTTCAGAGATGAGAAATTCCAAGTAAATCTCCCCTATTCAAAAAAGTGGTTCCTTGCCTATCGCAATCTATTGCAATAATCATGCCAATAAAAAAGGAGTGCGGAAGGGCTGTCCACCTGCACTCCAATTCCTTAAAATTTATTTCCCGAACACTTTTACCAATACGGGAATCGACAACAGCACCAACACCAGGCGAACTGAATGGATCACCATGATGTTGACCGGTTTCACGCCCTCTACCGACTGAGCAGCTGCCACCACGTCTGTCAATCCTCCCGGCACCGCACTGAACATGGAAGTCAACAGGTCCCACCCGGTGACTTTCGCCACTACGAAGCCGACTGCGATGCCTGCCGCCAAATAGGTTCCTGCTATGATTAGCGCCGGCAGCCAGGCTGTCTTTAGTTCCATAACCATTCCCCTGGTGATGGACAACCCAAGCGCCGTTCCCAGCACAATCTGCACCCCCACCATTACGCTGCCTGGCATTTTGCCAAGCGATCCGTAAAACATATTAAAAAGCGCCACCGCGCCAAGTGAACCGATCATCGCCCCAGCCGGGATTTTCAGTTTATATCCCGCCAGACCGCCAAGCGTCCCGATTGCCAGTGTCAGAAAGATCTTTGTAATGTCCAAGTTTGTCACCTCGATGGAAAGATATCTCCAGTTTAGCAGAAAATTGGGAAACGGGATTAGCCATTGCCGATCTTGGCAACATAAAAGCAAGGGAGGTGCTTCCATGAATCAAATCACAAGCTTCTTGTTTTCAACCGAAGACCGGGCCGATCAGATGGAACATTGGGAAATCAGAGTGTCCCGCGTGGGGGAAGACCGCTTTATGATTATGGCCGAGGAACAGCAATTGCGGCAAATGTACGGATGGAACAAAGTAGAAGCCAGCACCGAGATCGAGGCCTTTCAGATGATGGTGCAGCGGATCAAGACCGATGAAGGCAGCCGCCGGACTCTGCCGAAAAAGCCGGTTAAGGTGGGGCGTCCACCTAAAGAATAAGTACCTGTCGAACCGTTGTGGGAAAAACCGGCCTTTCACCTTGAGGAATAGATACTTGAGAATCCGTTTATTCAGTTATCCTAAGGCATCTGCAATGAAAAAGGGGTACTCGAAAGTACCCCATCCTAAGACTTGCCCAGATTTTCGTACTGCATGTGCAAATCCCGCAAAGCAGCCACCAAAGCATTCTGTGCTTTTCCCAGATAATGTTTTTGAATCAGGGCGATCGGTTCCTCAATACCGTCTCTCAGACTGTATCCCCGCAGAAGTGACCCAATGAAGTTGCGCCCGTGTTCAGTAGCCAACGTACAGGATGCTTCCAGTATCACTCCATACTTGCAGTCAATCTCCGCAGTGATGGTAAGCGTTTCAAACACACTTTTTGCCGCCATACCCTGAGGAAGTTTTGCATGCCCAGCAATAAAGATCGATTTCCACGAACTCATTTCTCCCACCGCCTTTTCGACCCGATAAACATTTGTCTCCATGGTACTTCCAAGGCGGAAAGCTCGTCAATTACAAGATTTCTTTCAGGTCCTCCACTTGTGTCGATTCCTCAAACGGCCAGGCGGGAAGCATCCGGCGCAGCGGTTTGTCCTGACGGTACCCGAGCGCGTATTCCGCTTGCATGATGGTGTGGATTTCCCGGGTTCCCTCATAAATCACAGGAGCTTTGGAATTGCGCAGGTAGCGTTCCACCGGATATTCGTTGGAATATCCGTATGCACCGTGAATTTGAATCGCGTCGTTGGCCGCGTTGAAAGCCTGGTCACAGGCAAACCATTTGGCCAAGGACGTTTCCCGGGTGTTCCGCAGACCCTGGTTTTTCATCCAACCGGCACGGTAAACAAGCAGGCGGGAAGTTTCGAGACCTGCCACCATCTTGGCGATCATTTGCTGCACCAGTTGGTGCTGGCCGATTTTCTTGCCAAAGGTTTCCCGTTCATGGCAGTATTTCAGGCTTGCTTCCAGAGATGCGTTGATCAGCCCGCAAGCGCCTGCCGCAACGGTGAAACGTCCGTTGTCAAGGGCCGACATGGCAATCTTGAAGCCTTCCCCTTCTTCCCCCAGAAGGTTCTCAGCCGGTACCCTCACATCTTCCAGGAAAACTTCACCCGTATTGCCGGCACGGATTCCCAGTTTTCCTTTGATTGCCTTGGTGGTTACACCGGGGAAGGTCCGCTCGACAATAAAACAGCTGATTCCTTTGTGCTTCTTGCTCTTGTCTGTGTATGCAAAGATCAGGAAATGATCCGCCACGTCACAAAGAGATATCCAGGTTTTGGACCCGTTCAGGATGTAAGAATCCCCGTCTTTGACAGCAGTGGTCACCATGGCTGCGACATCGGATCCGGCACCCGGTTCGGTCAGGCCGAAAGCTCCGATTTTTTCCCCGCGGGCTTGGGGGATAAGATATTTTTCTTTCTGGAATTCATTCCCCCATTGAAGAAGGGTCATGCTGTTCAAACCGGTATGCACGGAAACAGCCGTCCGGAAAGCAGTATCTCCCCTTTCCAGTTCATCACACACAATGGCCAGCGTGTTATAATCCATCCCACTGCCCCCATACCGCTCGGGAATGCAAACCCCCATCAACTCAAGTTCGGCCAACCGTTTCAGAATCCCCCGCTCAAAGTGTCCCTGTGCATCCCATTCCTGGATATAGGGCATGATTTCTTTGTCTACAAAGGTACGGACCATCTTGCGAACTGCTTCTTGCTCTTGGGACAATGCAAAGTTCATCATCTTGCAACCACTCCTCCTGGAAAAAATGGATTAACAGAATTTACGAAATCCAACTGCATCAGATAATGTTGCGAGCCATGAAATCGTCAATCTCCGTGTCATCATACCCGTATTCCTTAAGTACCTCCCGTGTGTGCTCACCTGCCAGTGGCGGATGGCGCCTCATCTCCGGCTTGCTGCGAGACAGCTTCAACGGACTACCTACCAGTTGAACAGTTCCGATGGTGGGATGCGGAATCTCTACCTTCATCTCCCGCTCGACAACATGGGGGTCTCGAAACAATTGTTCCATGTTGTTGATTGGGCCTG belongs to Effusibacillus lacus and includes:
- a CDS encoding electron transfer flavoprotein subunit beta/FixA family protein; amino-acid sequence: MKILVLMKQTFDTEEKIVLDGGKVKEDGVQFIINPYDEYAIEEAIVLRDKFGGEVTVVTLGPARAEEALRKALAMGADHGVHINDEALFGDEYKAAKVLAEYIKTQEYDIILGGNMSVDDGSGQVAVRVAELLGIPHISTITKLEIDGTKVTAHRDAEGDLEIVEATLPVLVTAQQGLNEPRYPSLLGIRKANKIPLHVVGAGDLNVSASAKNEVVETYLPKEKTGGRILKGDTPTRVKELVSLLRNEDKVI
- a CDS encoding NAD(P)H-dependent flavin oxidoreductase; protein product: MRTRITDLLGIQYPILCGGMFRVGRAPLAAAVSEAGGLGIITSATFETAEELRQEIRLAAELTKKPIGININLFPSVRKIPNEAYIEVLLEEGIRIVETSGRNPEAFMKILKDNGVIVIHKVPGVRYAQTAERVGCDAVAVVGFETGGHPGMEDVGHIVLVPRTVNAVKIPVLAGGGIADGRGLAAALALGAEGVVLGTRFLATKESMVHPNVKQWMVEASELDTALIQKSIGSVSRVARNAVALEVMEAEKNSATLEELLPLIKGERSVRVYTEGDVDAGVWSCGQSVGLIYDVPTVKEVVDRMVREAKQAIERMNEIIR
- a CDS encoding enoyl-CoA hydratase/isomerase family protein, which produces MEFLISEKIGKVIHLSLNNPDSRNALHIDMRSQLFAALQDAQSDPEIKAILLTGQGSSFCAGGDVKAMGDSTPRQSMERLQSYNRIISLMKDMDKPIVTAVHGYVFGAGCSLVLASDIVFAAKDTKFSFGFLKIGLMPDAGSTYYLPRLIGVMRAKELIFSGRFFDEEEAYQMGMVTEICESVELFGRALKYAQSLANGPALAIGMAKKALQLSLETGFAGALEFERIGQSLLQQSRDHKEGIRAFQEKRKAEFVGE
- a CDS encoding AbrB family transcriptional regulator; translated protein: MDITKIFLTLAIGTLGGLAGYKLKIPAGAMIGSLGAVALFNMFYGSLGKMPGSVMVGVQIVLGTALGLSITRGMVMELKTAWLPALIIAGTYLAAGIAVGFVVAKVTGWDLLTSMFSAVPGGLTDVVAAAQSVEGVKPVNIMVIHSVRLVLVLLSIPVLVKVFGK
- a CDS encoding DUF3870 domain-containing protein, with protein sequence MSSWKSIFIAGHAKLPQGMAAKSVFETLTITAEIDCKYGVILEASCTLATEHGRNFIGSLLRGYSLRDGIEEPIALIQKHYLGKAQNALVAALRDLHMQYENLGKS
- a CDS encoding acyl-CoA dehydrogenase family protein; translated protein: MNFALSQEQEAVRKMVRTFVDKEIMPYIQEWDAQGHFERGILKRLAELELMGVCIPERYGGSGMDYNTLAIVCDELERGDTAFRTAVSVHTGLNSMTLLQWGNEFQKEKYLIPQARGEKIGAFGLTEPGAGSDVAAMVTTAVKDGDSYILNGSKTWISLCDVADHFLIFAYTDKSKKHKGISCFIVERTFPGVTTKAIKGKLGIRAGNTGEVFLEDVRVPAENLLGEEGEGFKIAMSALDNGRFTVAAGACGLINASLEASLKYCHERETFGKKIGQHQLVQQMIAKMVAGLETSRLLVYRAGWMKNQGLRNTRETSLAKWFACDQAFNAANDAIQIHGAYGYSNEYPVERYLRNSKAPVIYEGTREIHTIMQAEYALGYRQDKPLRRMLPAWPFEESTQVEDLKEIL